In the genome of Paenibacillus pabuli, one region contains:
- a CDS encoding sensor domain-containing diguanylate cyclase, with product MSFKLKTVLTMTFAVLSLLVTLTIGYILSQKSSIAVETEIGHSLISTASQTSDKMDRFMWSRSGELDLLGRMIALRDRFQPAEMQQLLDQLQDSFPTFSWVGFMNSKGKVLASTDGILRGEKLSERPVYQEGIKGKFIGDVHDAVLLAKLLPNPTGEPLQFVDISFPVKYKNGEIAGVLAAHLSWAWAKEMEDSVLKPLKYEEKDIQMFIVSQKENTVLLGPKDWIGRPLKLSGIERARLNKSSWSIEEWPDGKEYVTGFATSQGHLDYPGLGWTVVIRQLKSTAFSSVTDMLWFNVWAGLLVTLLFAVIGWLISRQISAPIVRLTQVANRLGAGEQVQIPENRGFREIEVLSRSLEDMLTSLTNKDSELVVMQNLAHYDQLTGLPNRTALELYLEKSLESESMDHTLTFLYLDLDGFKSVNDTLGHQTGDILLQKVAQRLTSLKQNKGITVRLGGDEFLIVLRSTGSNPREEACTYAEDIIRSLNKPFIIEYERIHIGCSIGGAEYPANSDNPSEIIRMADEALYESKRAGKNRMTFYPELKNAVGE from the coding sequence ATGTCATTCAAGCTTAAAACTGTTCTCACCATGACCTTCGCTGTGTTATCCCTGCTGGTTACACTCACGATTGGTTATATTCTCAGTCAAAAATCATCCATTGCTGTCGAGACGGAGATTGGTCATTCCCTTATCAGCACGGCCTCTCAGACTTCAGACAAGATGGATCGATTCATGTGGTCGCGCTCAGGCGAATTGGATCTGCTGGGCCGAATGATTGCCCTGAGAGACCGTTTTCAGCCTGCCGAAATGCAGCAGCTGCTTGATCAGCTTCAAGATAGCTTTCCCACATTCTCATGGGTTGGATTCATGAATTCGAAAGGAAAAGTGCTGGCTTCAACAGACGGCATATTGCGCGGTGAAAAATTATCGGAACGCCCTGTGTATCAAGAGGGAATCAAGGGTAAATTTATTGGAGATGTACATGATGCAGTCCTGCTGGCGAAGCTGCTTCCCAATCCAACTGGCGAACCGTTGCAATTTGTCGATATCAGCTTTCCGGTAAAATACAAGAATGGAGAGATTGCTGGTGTACTTGCCGCACATTTGAGCTGGGCCTGGGCGAAGGAAATGGAGGACAGTGTCCTGAAACCGCTGAAATATGAAGAAAAGGACATCCAGATGTTTATTGTCAGCCAAAAGGAAAATACGGTGCTGCTTGGTCCTAAAGACTGGATTGGTCGACCTTTGAAGTTATCCGGCATTGAAAGGGCAAGACTGAACAAAAGCAGCTGGTCCATAGAAGAATGGCCGGATGGAAAAGAGTATGTAACCGGATTTGCGACTAGCCAGGGCCATCTGGACTATCCCGGTCTTGGGTGGACGGTGGTTATCCGTCAGCTCAAATCAACCGCTTTTTCTTCCGTGACTGACATGCTCTGGTTCAATGTATGGGCAGGACTCTTGGTTACGCTGCTGTTTGCAGTGATTGGCTGGCTGATTTCCCGCCAGATTTCGGCTCCAATTGTACGGCTGACTCAAGTGGCTAATCGACTTGGTGCTGGAGAACAAGTTCAGATTCCCGAAAACCGAGGCTTTCGGGAAATTGAAGTGCTGTCGCGTTCCCTTGAGGATATGCTAACCTCGCTAACGAATAAGGATTCGGAGCTGGTGGTTATGCAGAATCTTGCGCATTATGATCAATTGACAGGGCTCCCCAATCGAACTGCTCTGGAATTATATTTGGAGAAATCACTGGAATCGGAAAGTATGGATCATACCTTAACTTTTCTGTACCTTGATTTGGACGGCTTCAAAAGTGTGAATGATACACTAGGTCACCAGACGGGAGACATCCTGCTGCAAAAAGTGGCACAACGTTTAACCAGTCTCAAGCAGAATAAGGGAATCACGGTAAGGCTTGGCGGAGATGAGTTCCTCATTGTACTCCGCTCTACGGGAAGCAATCCAAGAGAAGAAGCTTGCACCTATGCAGAGGATATCATTCGGAGTCTAAATAAGCCGTTTATTATTGAATACGAACGAATTCATATTGGTTGCAGCATTGGAGGCGCTGAGTATCCTGCCAATAGTGACAATCCGAGTGAAATAATTCGCATGGCAGATGAGGCGCTGTATGAATCGAAACGTGCAGGCAAAAATAGAATGACATTCTATCCTGAATTGAAGAACGCAGTTGGTGAATAA
- a CDS encoding Na(+)/H(+) antiporter subunit C, with amino-acid sequence MEILMCVAVGILFAVAVFLILSRSLLRIVLGMSILTHGVHLLLITMSRLKTGAPPLLGELAERYVDPLPQALILTSIVINFGLTAFFFVLSYRSYLKLKTDDMEEVRGRPYE; translated from the coding sequence ATGGAAATATTGATGTGTGTGGCCGTTGGCATTTTGTTTGCAGTCGCCGTCTTTTTAATCTTATCGCGGAGCCTGCTCCGGATCGTGCTCGGCATGTCCATACTCACTCATGGGGTTCATCTGCTGCTGATTACGATGTCACGTCTCAAAACTGGAGCACCACCGCTGCTTGGGGAGCTGGCTGAACGCTATGTCGACCCACTTCCCCAGGCGCTGATATTGACATCCATTGTCATTAATTTCGGACTTACCGCCTTTTTCTTTGTACTCTCTTATCGTTCCTATCTGAAGCTGAAAACAGACGATATGGAAGAAGTAAGGGGGCGCCCGTATGAATAA
- a CDS encoding Na+/H+ antiporter subunit A gives MSLLHVAVILPFAAGIVLAMLHRFFRKTHMGWLVLFVPASLFVYFASLVPAVSQRNTVSGYLPWIPSLDIGFNLYLDGLSLLLTLLITGVGSLVVLYSIFYMDAKEALNRFYLYLLMFMGAMLGVVLSDNMIVLYGFWELTSITSFLLIAFHYKRKASTSGAQKSFLITVFGGFAMLAGFMLMYLMTGTFSIRATITEWGQIQSSELFLPALVLILIGAFTKSAQFPFHIWLPDAMEAPTPVSAYLHSATMVKAGLYVVARFTPIFGGQGLWFWLVTGVGLLTLCYGSFLAVKKTDLKAILAYSTISQLGLIMSLLGVGSAAIYFGYGESSAMYTVAITAALLHLFNHATFKAALFMVVGIVDHETGTRDIRKLGGLASFMPVTFTVALVGALAMAGIPPFNGFLSKELFFQAMVEVTHLRIFGLGSWSVLLPVFAWLASVFTLIYALIIVFKTFLGRTRSELPVEKLLEAPVGMLISPVILGILVILFGLFPNLLAGSLIEPAMAAVLPSLLNGNEHFDVHFSLWHGITPELIMTIGVIALGITLYKLLPRWRTIYEHYPQALTINNMYHVVLDNLQHYARKWTEAYMNGSVRNYLVYIFSFTVALLVYAFFRSGENITWNFKGNAPFSFYEAVLLVALIAAAVSIPFAKNRLSAVIMTGAVGYLVTLLFVLFRAPDLALTQMIVETVSVALFLLCFYHLPELQRGKSSRRYLRVNMIVAVAVGIVMTFVALAASGTASLESISDFFIQESYNLAGGKNVVNVLLVDFRGFDTLLEIMVLGVASLSIYSMINLNLEARDLGARLKFRKKEQTEETEEDTDDKSDNTKKYGNRERSSSTWDTVPLQSNDVLLQTTTKVVVFIILTFALHLFFAGHHNPGGGFIGGLVTAAGLVLIALAFSTDTVRKALPIDFRTLTAIGLGIALLTGAGSFLFGVPFLSQTFGYFDLPILGETELATAMLFDLGVYLAVLGVTMNIILQIGEDR, from the coding sequence TTGAGCCTGCTTCATGTTGCTGTAATTCTGCCTTTTGCCGCTGGTATTGTACTTGCCATGCTGCATCGTTTCTTCCGAAAAACCCATATGGGATGGCTGGTTTTATTTGTCCCTGCCTCATTATTTGTTTATTTTGCGAGCCTCGTACCCGCTGTGTCTCAGCGAAACACGGTATCTGGGTATCTCCCCTGGATTCCTTCACTGGACATTGGATTCAATCTATATCTGGATGGTCTAAGTCTGCTGCTGACTTTGTTAATCACGGGAGTAGGGTCTCTTGTCGTCCTTTACTCCATTTTCTACATGGATGCCAAAGAAGCCTTGAACCGCTTTTACTTGTATCTGCTGATGTTTATGGGAGCCATGCTTGGCGTGGTGCTATCAGACAATATGATTGTGTTGTACGGATTCTGGGAGTTGACCAGTATTACGTCCTTTCTCCTGATCGCTTTTCACTACAAACGCAAAGCGTCCACCTCAGGCGCACAGAAGTCGTTCCTCATTACCGTATTTGGCGGTTTCGCCATGCTTGCCGGATTCATGCTGATGTATCTTATGACGGGTACATTCAGCATCCGGGCAACCATTACGGAATGGGGACAGATTCAGAGTAGTGAACTGTTTTTGCCTGCTCTGGTGCTCATTCTAATCGGGGCCTTCACGAAATCGGCGCAGTTCCCTTTCCACATCTGGCTGCCTGACGCCATGGAAGCTCCAACACCCGTCAGCGCCTATCTGCATTCGGCTACCATGGTCAAGGCGGGACTCTATGTCGTAGCACGATTTACACCAATCTTTGGTGGACAGGGATTATGGTTCTGGCTTGTCACCGGGGTTGGACTGCTCACCCTGTGTTATGGATCATTCCTTGCCGTGAAAAAAACTGACCTTAAGGCTATTCTGGCCTATTCAACCATTTCACAGCTTGGTCTAATCATGTCCCTGCTCGGCGTTGGCTCTGCGGCCATCTATTTCGGATATGGCGAATCCTCCGCGATGTACACAGTTGCCATTACGGCAGCACTGCTTCATCTGTTCAATCACGCTACCTTCAAAGCGGCACTGTTCATGGTTGTTGGCATTGTGGATCATGAGACAGGCACGCGTGATATAAGGAAACTCGGCGGACTTGCTTCATTTATGCCAGTGACCTTTACGGTAGCGCTCGTCGGAGCACTCGCCATGGCCGGAATTCCGCCTTTTAATGGATTTCTCAGCAAGGAGCTGTTCTTCCAGGCTATGGTGGAAGTAACACACCTTCGCATCTTTGGACTCGGGTCATGGAGTGTGCTCTTACCTGTGTTCGCCTGGCTCGCAAGTGTATTCACTCTGATCTATGCGCTTATTATTGTGTTCAAAACATTCCTTGGCCGCACGCGCAGCGAGCTTCCTGTCGAGAAGCTGCTCGAAGCTCCAGTCGGTATGCTGATTTCTCCAGTTATTCTCGGAATACTCGTGATCCTATTCGGCTTGTTCCCGAATCTGCTGGCTGGATCATTAATTGAACCGGCGATGGCTGCTGTACTTCCATCACTGCTGAACGGAAATGAACACTTTGATGTTCACTTCTCCCTCTGGCATGGCATTACACCGGAATTAATCATGACTATCGGTGTTATCGCCCTTGGTATTACATTGTACAAACTGCTGCCTCGCTGGAGAACGATTTATGAGCACTACCCTCAAGCTTTAACGATAAACAATATGTATCATGTCGTACTCGATAATCTTCAGCATTATGCACGCAAATGGACGGAAGCCTATATGAATGGCTCGGTTCGTAATTATCTGGTGTACATTTTCTCGTTCACCGTAGCATTGCTGGTGTATGCTTTTTTCCGCTCAGGGGAAAATATCACCTGGAATTTCAAGGGTAATGCCCCCTTCTCTTTCTATGAAGCAGTACTGCTCGTCGCACTGATTGCGGCAGCGGTATCGATCCCTTTTGCCAAAAACAGGCTATCCGCCGTCATTATGACAGGCGCAGTAGGCTACCTCGTTACTTTACTGTTCGTGCTGTTCCGAGCGCCGGATCTGGCATTGACTCAGATGATTGTCGAAACGGTATCCGTTGCGTTGTTCCTGCTCTGCTTCTACCATCTGCCTGAACTGCAACGGGGCAAATCAAGCCGACGTTATCTTCGTGTGAATATGATTGTTGCGGTTGCAGTTGGGATCGTAATGACCTTTGTTGCCTTGGCAGCGAGCGGAACCGCGTCACTGGAGAGCATTTCCGACTTTTTCATTCAGGAGAGCTACAACTTGGCTGGCGGTAAAAATGTCGTCAACGTGCTACTGGTAGACTTCCGAGGATTCGATACCTTACTCGAGATTATGGTGCTTGGGGTGGCTTCACTGTCCATCTATTCCATGATTAACTTGAATCTCGAAGCGAGGGACCTTGGCGCTAGACTGAAATTTCGCAAGAAAGAACAGACTGAAGAAACCGAAGAAGATACGGATGACAAATCGGACAATACGAAAAAGTATGGCAACCGTGAACGCAGCTCGTCAACGTGGGATACCGTACCACTTCAAAGCAACGATGTATTGTTGCAAACGACGACCAAAGTTGTTGTCTTTATCATTCTGACATTCGCGCTGCATCTGTTCTTCGCAGGACATCATAACCCGGGTGGCGGGTTTATTGGAGGCCTGGTAACCGCCGCAGGTCTGGTTTTAATTGCGCTGGCGTTCAGTACAGATACCGTACGCAAAGCGTTACCTATTGATTTTCGCACCTTGACAGCCATCGGGCTGGGCATCGCCTTATTGACTGGAGCAGGTTCGTTTTTGTTCGGCGTACCCTTCCTCAGTCAGACCTTTGGTTACTTCGATCTTCCAATACTTGGAGAGACGGAACTTGCAACTGCGATGCTGTTTGACCTCGGCGTATATCTCGCCGTTCTGGGAGTCACCATGAATATCATTCTACAGATCGGGGAGGATCGCTGA
- a CDS encoding GGDEF domain-containing protein, producing MICVLHNVFYNQIIRERRLSYHYDAVSGDILKSPHSHSNHIPTEYEFKHSKWIKKMLRAYWVVVLTHVVIQIGCFLFLDYDRTPEDFIIHVLFWPTLASTLAILIASWVENRFISFSFYSMSMASTVIAWTIIYVNYDIRIILAICLLPIFASVLFFSKKRVWTVCLMQMIGYLLVLCDPAYRLYLSSFDMVSIPAFLIIGTYVAQLIVTSGVEVLDDLQASMLAKQDLIVRNAIMSKQSKTDGLTNLYNQSSFKDYYEKAFEYAKNGMSLHLALIDIDNFKSINDTYGHRVGDAILERVSLVIQENITSSDIAARYGGEEFALLMFEQPIEQAYALVEQIRKKIARLVHLELEGAYITVSVGLKSYSSHLTKDKLFEEVDAYLYAAKRTGKNKTVTSLDLI from the coding sequence ATGATTTGCGTTTTGCACAATGTGTTTTATAATCAGATTATACGAGAGCGGCGTCTGTCGTATCATTATGATGCAGTCAGCGGTGATATATTGAAGAGTCCCCATTCACACAGCAACCATATCCCAACTGAGTACGAATTCAAGCATTCCAAATGGATTAAAAAAATGCTTCGCGCTTACTGGGTCGTCGTTTTAACGCATGTTGTCATTCAAATAGGCTGTTTTCTGTTTCTGGATTATGACCGCACTCCGGAAGATTTCATAATTCATGTTTTATTTTGGCCTACATTAGCCAGCACCTTAGCTATTCTAATCGCCAGTTGGGTAGAAAATCGTTTTATTTCATTTTCCTTCTATTCCATGTCCATGGCCAGCACGGTGATTGCTTGGACCATCATTTATGTCAATTACGACATTCGCATCATCCTAGCCATTTGTCTGCTGCCGATCTTCGCCTCGGTTTTGTTCTTCAGCAAGAAAAGGGTATGGACGGTATGCCTGATGCAGATGATTGGCTATCTTCTCGTACTCTGCGACCCAGCTTATAGGCTATACTTGTCTTCCTTTGACATGGTTTCCATTCCGGCTTTTCTCATTATAGGTACATATGTTGCACAACTGATTGTTACGAGCGGCGTCGAGGTACTGGATGATCTTCAAGCCAGTATGCTCGCCAAGCAGGATCTGATTGTGCGAAACGCAATTATGAGCAAGCAGTCCAAGACAGACGGGTTAACCAATCTGTATAATCAAAGCTCCTTTAAGGACTACTATGAGAAAGCGTTTGAGTATGCCAAAAATGGCATGAGTCTACACCTGGCTCTGATTGATATTGACAACTTCAAGTCTATTAATGATACATATGGGCATCGGGTGGGAGACGCCATTTTGGAGAGAGTTTCTTTGGTCATTCAGGAGAACATCACATCAAGCGATATCGCCGCGCGTTATGGCGGAGAAGAATTTGCACTGTTAATGTTTGAGCAACCTATCGAGCAGGCATATGCCTTGGTGGAGCAGATCCGTAAGAAGATCGCCCGACTTGTTCATCTGGAGCTCGAAGGGGCTTATATCACGGTGAGTGTCGGCCTCAAAAGCTACAGCAGCCATCTGACCAAGGACAAACTGTTTGAGGAAGTGGATGCATATCTGTATGCAGCCAAACGAACAGGTAAAAATAAAACGGTAACATCCCTTGATCTGATATAG
- a CDS encoding Na+/H+ antiporter subunit D — MNNLVVFPILLPLVTGVLALLFFRRVHIQRVVSVIGLLLTAAASTVLITQVTHSGIQTLNMGGWEPPYGIVLVADMVSALLVVAASIIALACLLYAFRSVNKEREEHHFYPFFHFLIAGVNGSFLTGDLFNLFVCFELMLISSYALIVLGGTERQLRETIKYVLINIVSSALFVASIGFLYSITGTLNMADLSNRIAEVGQSGVITLIAVLFLIVFSIKAGLFLFFWLSGSYAAPPAVVTALFAGLLTKVGLYAIVRTFTLIFYHDPDFFHALIGWMAGATMVLGVIGAISYRDVNKILIYNVIAGVGFVAFGMAAASRSALEGLLFYMLHDMLIKTLLFLLGGALIAVAGTSKLENMGGLIHRYPLLGWMFFISALALAGIPPFSGFPGKLLLFEGGLQAGLYGLTGIAVLSSLLMLYSVLRIFIQAFWGEPPAGAVRRPYAVNGLLIPAGILFVFIIAMGVGAEGMFQLTSRAGDILLHPNVYIDAVLKE, encoded by the coding sequence ATGAATAATCTCGTTGTTTTCCCCATTCTGCTGCCACTGGTTACCGGAGTTCTTGCTCTCTTGTTCTTCCGACGGGTCCATATTCAGCGGGTTGTGAGTGTTATTGGCCTTTTACTGACGGCAGCCGCTTCAACCGTGCTAATTACCCAAGTGACACATTCCGGGATACAGACGCTTAATATGGGAGGTTGGGAACCTCCTTACGGTATTGTCCTTGTTGCAGATATGGTATCGGCATTGCTTGTCGTGGCCGCTTCGATCATTGCACTGGCGTGTCTGCTCTATGCATTCCGCAGTGTCAATAAGGAACGGGAAGAACATCATTTTTATCCGTTCTTTCATTTCCTTATTGCGGGCGTGAACGGTTCGTTTCTTACCGGAGACCTGTTTAACCTGTTTGTTTGCTTTGAACTGATGCTCATCTCTTCTTATGCACTGATTGTACTGGGAGGTACGGAAAGACAATTACGGGAAACCATCAAGTATGTCTTGATTAACATTGTCTCTTCTGCTCTATTTGTAGCGTCCATTGGTTTTCTCTACTCTATCACCGGCACTTTAAACATGGCCGACTTGTCCAATCGGATCGCTGAAGTCGGACAGAGTGGAGTCATCACCCTGATCGCTGTCCTCTTCCTGATCGTTTTCAGCATCAAGGCCGGACTATTCCTGTTCTTCTGGTTATCTGGTTCTTACGCGGCCCCTCCGGCAGTGGTCACCGCTCTATTCGCCGGTTTGCTGACCAAAGTTGGTCTGTACGCCATTGTGCGAACATTCACACTGATTTTCTATCATGATCCGGATTTCTTCCATGCACTTATTGGCTGGATGGCAGGAGCGACCATGGTACTTGGAGTAATTGGGGCCATTTCCTATCGTGACGTCAATAAAATTCTGATCTACAACGTGATCGCAGGTGTGGGATTTGTGGCCTTCGGTATGGCTGCTGCCAGCCGCTCGGCGCTGGAGGGTCTGCTCTTCTACATGCTGCATGATATGCTTATCAAAACACTGCTATTCCTGCTCGGGGGCGCTCTGATCGCCGTTGCTGGAACCTCCAAACTCGAAAACATGGGCGGACTCATCCATCGCTATCCATTGCTTGGCTGGATGTTCTTTATCAGTGCCCTTGCCTTGGCTGGCATTCCGCCGTTTAGTGGATTTCCTGGGAAATTGCTGCTGTTCGAAGGCGGGCTGCAAGCAGGCTTGTACGGGCTGACAGGCATCGCCGTCCTTTCCAGCCTGCTGATGTTGTATTCGGTTCTGCGCATCTTCATCCAGGCGTTCTGGGGTGAACCGCCGGCAGGCGCAGTGAGAAGACCCTATGCCGTGAATGGCCTGCTCATTCCTGCCGGAATTCTGTTTGTGTTCATCATCGCGATGGGTGTGGGGGCTGAAGGCATGTTTCAACTGACCTCCCGCGCAGGCGACATTCTGCTGCATCCCAATGTTTATATTGATGCAGTGTTGAAGGAGTAG